A window of the Mucilaginibacter sp. cycad4 genome harbors these coding sequences:
- a CDS encoding IS110 family transposase: MGKANQNKNRKKAGAPVGSKKMSQFGVLYPRSAGIDVGSMLMVVSYTDARDQIQLEEFNSFTSSLYELADLLQREKVEIVTMESTATYWMPLHSILESRGMKVVMINPSHYRNVSARKTDINDAGWLHQLLTHGLLRESHIAPACYQDLRQYIHERQICQDQKSDTLNRIQNILTKMNIKFQHLISDIEGVSGIKLLRLICSGISDPEELLCSIDHKRLKAGREELLRSLEGDYRDSLIHILRGSLKAYDFLKDQMLYYEEHIEQTLKLLAPEIKSSKKQGMVRKNQYHINLKDYLLAILGVDLTAVEGLDEIGLLTILAVTGPDMGKWPTAGHFTSWLNLSPRPKITGGKLVGYEKRITHNPATQAFRLAANCLWQSKGPLGQQYRKLAATKGKAKAIKAVARKIAVIFYKMVLKQEAYDSSKVQQDVELQKARKIARLRKEAQKLGLTLQNAA; the protein is encoded by the coding sequence ATGGGCAAAGCTAATCAAAACAAAAACAGGAAAAAGGCGGGAGCGCCGGTTGGTTCAAAAAAGATGTCTCAGTTCGGTGTTCTTTATCCCAGGTCAGCCGGGATCGATGTAGGCAGCATGTTGATGGTTGTGTCCTATACCGATGCCCGGGATCAGATCCAGCTGGAAGAGTTTAACAGTTTTACCTCCAGTCTATATGAATTAGCGGACCTGTTGCAAAGGGAAAAGGTAGAGATCGTAACGATGGAATCAACAGCCACTTATTGGATGCCCCTGCACAGTATCCTTGAATCCAGAGGGATGAAGGTGGTGATGATCAATCCGAGCCATTACCGAAATGTATCGGCACGAAAAACGGACATTAATGATGCCGGGTGGCTGCATCAGCTGCTTACTCATGGTCTTTTACGGGAATCTCATATAGCCCCTGCCTGTTACCAGGACCTCAGGCAGTACATTCATGAAAGGCAGATCTGCCAGGATCAGAAAAGCGATACGCTCAACAGGATCCAAAACATCCTGACTAAAATGAATATCAAGTTCCAGCACCTGATCAGCGATATTGAAGGCGTATCAGGAATAAAGCTATTGCGGCTGATTTGTTCAGGGATATCAGACCCTGAAGAACTGCTTTGCAGTATCGATCATAAACGGCTGAAAGCAGGCAGGGAGGAGTTACTGCGTTCTCTTGAGGGCGACTACCGGGACAGCCTGATCCATATCCTTAGAGGCAGCCTGAAAGCCTATGACTTTTTAAAAGATCAGATGCTTTATTATGAGGAGCATATCGAACAAACGCTTAAGCTATTGGCGCCGGAGATCAAAAGTTCAAAGAAACAGGGCATGGTCCGCAAGAATCAATACCATATCAACCTGAAGGATTATTTATTGGCCATATTAGGGGTTGACCTGACAGCGGTAGAAGGACTGGACGAGATCGGCCTGTTAACGATCCTGGCCGTAACCGGGCCGGATATGGGCAAATGGCCCACCGCCGGTCATTTCACAAGTTGGTTAAACCTGTCGCCTCGACCCAAAATAACAGGAGGCAAACTGGTGGGCTATGAAAAACGGATCACCCACAATCCGGCAACACAAGCTTTCCGGCTGGCCGCCAATTGTCTCTGGCAAAGTAAAGGTCCTCTGGGACAGCAATACCGGAAGTTGGCTGCAACCAAAGGGAAGGCCAAAGCTATAAAGGCAGTGGCAAGGAAAATAGCGGTTATCTTCTATAAGATGGTGCTCAAACAGGAAGCCTACGACAGCAGCAAAGTTCAGCAGGATGTTGAGCTACAAAAGGCAAGAAAGATCGCTCGTCTGCGAAAAGAAGCGCAAAAACTTGGCCTTACTCTTCAAAATGCAGCTTGA
- a CDS encoding GIY-YIG nuclease family protein, translating into MVMQRGGCVYIVTNKTHSVLYTGVTSDIGRIWDHKNKTYPQSFTAKYNCNKLVYYFFYSHIEEAIAAEKALKGGNRQMKVDLVNQLNPEWKDLYEDLVAE; encoded by the coding sequence ATGGTTATGCAACGCGGCGGATGTGTTTACATCGTCACAAACAAAACACATTCAGTATTATATACCGGGGTAACATCAGATATTGGTAGGATCTGGGATCACAAGAATAAAACCTATCCGCAAAGTTTTACTGCTAAATACAATTGCAATAAGTTAGTGTATTACTTTTTCTATTCGCATATAGAAGAGGCTATTGCTGCTGAAAAGGCTTTAAAAGGAGGAAACAGGCAAATGAAAGTCGACCTTGTTAATCAATTAAATCCCGAGTGGAAGGATCTATATGAGGATTTAGTAGCCGAATAG
- a CDS encoding glycoside hydrolase family 31 protein yields MESNTPNPELITSKLIEAENLLEEEEEFHHLNNPADGIKPVVKKYLGVPNHADQVGNKFYFTDGDAKVEVIVVTDEIIRVRLAPHSVFLEDFSYGVPKLPTKAAGFTLHENEDEFRVSTYKVNCHIRKKDFFISFSDSSNHVTSADAVPMHWEENVQAGGYYVFCTKTCAPDESFFGLGDKPTEFNLRGKRLKNWNTDAYSFQWNQDPLYRSIPFYISVNEGIAHGIFFDNTFKAQFDFGAEDRTKTSFWADGGELQYYYIHGPHMMDVVKSYHALTGTHPMPPLWALGYHQCRWSYYPEAKVRKIAKGFRENQIPCDGIYLDIDYMDGYRCFTWNRKYFPDPKKMISELAADGFKTVVIIDPGIRVDDNYEVFREGKEKRYFCRRSDDYFMEGHVWPGRCQFPDFTNPEVREWWGGLFDELVQMGVAGVWNDMNEPAVFGAGTFPDDVRHQYDGYRGSHRKAHNIYGMQMVRSTYEGLRKIMKNKRPFTITRAGYSGVQRFSSVWTGDNVASWEHLKLGNIQCQRLSISGIPFCGTDIGGFSGEPDGELFTRWIQMGTFSPFMRAHSAGDTKEREPWSFGEPFTAINRKFIELRYRLIPYLYSTFWEHHRYGFPILRPIVMHEQDIQVNHFRQDEFTYGDKILVCPVMEPGQIKRNVYLPKGKWYNFWTFEVIEGGQEVSVDTPLETMPVFIKAGSVIPEYPVMQYVGQKEIEEVKLNIYYTDYEVNSFLFEDYGETFAYEQDIYLEKKFVVNGSNKNLTIDQSLEGLYTPRYDGYHFNLIGLPFKPSKIKVDGKDVKDFRINDDKTVEFKFSKNFKHVEISK; encoded by the coding sequence ATGGAAAGTAATACCCCAAATCCGGAGTTGATAACCAGTAAGTTAATAGAAGCAGAAAACCTGCTTGAAGAAGAAGAGGAGTTTCACCATCTTAATAACCCTGCCGATGGTATTAAGCCGGTTGTAAAAAAGTATCTCGGTGTACCAAATCATGCCGATCAGGTGGGGAATAAGTTCTACTTTACTGATGGCGATGCTAAAGTTGAAGTAATAGTTGTTACCGATGAGATCATCCGTGTAAGGCTTGCCCCGCACAGCGTTTTCCTCGAAGATTTTTCATACGGTGTGCCCAAGCTGCCAACCAAGGCAGCAGGCTTTACGCTGCATGAGAACGAGGATGAGTTTCGGGTATCTACTTATAAAGTGAACTGCCATATCCGCAAAAAGGATTTCTTTATCTCTTTTTCAGATAGCAGCAACCACGTAACCAGCGCCGACGCTGTGCCGATGCACTGGGAGGAGAACGTGCAGGCGGGCGGTTACTACGTGTTTTGCACCAAAACCTGTGCACCCGACGAAAGCTTTTTTGGCTTAGGCGATAAACCAACCGAATTTAACCTGCGCGGTAAAAGGCTTAAAAACTGGAACACTGATGCTTACTCGTTTCAGTGGAACCAGGACCCTTTGTACCGTAGTATCCCTTTTTACATCAGCGTAAACGAGGGCATAGCACACGGTATTTTCTTTGATAATACATTTAAAGCACAATTTGATTTTGGCGCCGAAGACAGGACAAAAACAAGTTTTTGGGCTGATGGCGGCGAATTGCAATATTATTATATCCACGGGCCGCACATGATGGATGTGGTAAAAAGCTATCACGCCCTAACTGGCACACACCCCATGCCGCCGCTTTGGGCGCTGGGTTACCACCAATGCCGCTGGAGCTATTATCCCGAGGCTAAGGTTAGGAAGATAGCCAAAGGTTTCCGCGAAAACCAGATCCCGTGCGACGGTATCTACCTGGATATCGATTATATGGATGGTTACCGCTGCTTTACCTGGAACCGTAAGTATTTCCCCGATCCTAAAAAAATGATCAGCGAACTTGCAGCCGATGGTTTTAAAACGGTTGTAATTATTGATCCGGGGATTCGCGTAGATGATAACTACGAGGTATTTAGGGAAGGTAAAGAAAAACGCTATTTCTGCCGCCGAAGCGATGATTACTTTATGGAAGGCCATGTATGGCCGGGCCGCTGCCAGTTCCCCGATTTTACCAATCCCGAGGTACGCGAATGGTGGGGCGGTTTGTTTGATGAGCTGGTACAAATGGGCGTAGCCGGTGTTTGGAACGATATGAATGAGCCCGCCGTATTTGGTGCAGGTACCTTCCCGGATGATGTACGCCACCAGTACGATGGTTACCGCGGATCGCACCGTAAAGCACACAATATTTATGGCATGCAGATGGTACGCTCAACCTACGAAGGTTTGCGTAAGATCATGAAAAATAAGCGCCCTTTTACCATTACAAGGGCAGGTTACTCGGGCGTGCAGCGCTTTTCATCAGTGTGGACCGGTGATAACGTGGCTTCATGGGAACACCTGAAACTGGGGAACATCCAGTGCCAGCGTTTATCAATCTCCGGGATCCCATTTTGCGGTACTGATATTGGTGGTTTCAGCGGCGAGCCTGATGGCGAATTGTTTACCCGCTGGATCCAGATGGGTACCTTTTCGCCCTTTATGCGTGCACACTCCGCAGGTGATACCAAGGAGCGTGAGCCATGGAGCTTTGGTGAGCCCTTTACTGCTATCAACCGTAAGTTTATTGAGCTGCGTTACCGCCTGATCCCTTACCTGTACTCAACTTTTTGGGAGCATCACCGTTACGGTTTCCCTATTTTGAGGCCGATAGTAATGCATGAGCAGGATATACAGGTAAACCACTTCCGCCAGGATGAGTTTACTTATGGCGATAAAATATTGGTTTGCCCGGTTATGGAGCCCGGTCAGATTAAACGTAACGTATACCTGCCAAAAGGTAAATGGTACAATTTCTGGACCTTTGAGGTAATTGAAGGTGGTCAGGAAGTATCAGTAGATACCCCGCTTGAAACCATGCCGGTGTTTATCAAAGCAGGTTCGGTAATTCCTGAATACCCTGTAATGCAATACGTTGGGCAAAAGGAGATAGAAGAAGTAAAGCTCAATATTTACTATACAGATTATGAAGTAAACTCTTTCCTGTTTGAAGACTACGGCGAAACCTTTGCCTACGAGCAGGATATTTACCTGGAGAAAAAGTTTGTGGTAAATGGCAGCAACAAAAACTTAACCATTGATCAAAGCCTGGAAGGTTTGTATACCCCGCGTTATGACGGATATCACTTTAACCTGATAGGATTGCCATTTAAACCTTCAAAAATTAAGGTAGATGGTAAGGATGTAAAAGATTTCCGGATCAATGATGATAAAACGGTTGAGTTTAAGTTTAGTAAAAACTTTAAGCATGTTGAGATAAGTAAATAG
- a CDS encoding MFS transporter, protein MSKPTIAQKPRLSFWQIFNMSFGFLGIQFGFALQTGNASRILQTFGADVEHLSWFWLAAPITGMVVQPIIGHYSDRTWNRLGRRRPYFLTGAILSGVALFFMPNSSMLAALIPPIVVGAGMLMIMDASFNVAMEPFRALVADNLPDSQHTTGFSMQTCLIGVGAVIGSWLPYVFAEWFGVAKTANQGIVPDNVLYSFYIGAAVLIGAILWTVVRTKEYPPEVYATFHEKDETVSGHKGGLLEIFSDLVNMPKTMKQLGLVQFFSWFALFSMWVFTTPAVVDHVYHIPAGDTSSAAYNDAANWVNVLFGVYNLVSAVYALLLPRIVKKMSRKKAHAFSLTMGGLGLISVFFIPDPRLLILSMIGVGLAWGSILAMPYAILSSSIPAKKIGVYMGIFNFFITFPQIVNGIIGGPIVKYIYGGHAVYALVMAGVFMFLGAIAVLFVQDGKKIQIIEAAN, encoded by the coding sequence ATGAGTAAACCAACCATTGCGCAAAAGCCACGATTAAGCTTTTGGCAGATCTTTAACATGAGCTTCGGCTTTTTGGGCATCCAGTTTGGCTTTGCCCTGCAAACAGGTAATGCCAGCCGCATCCTGCAAACTTTCGGGGCCGATGTGGAGCATCTGTCATGGTTTTGGCTGGCTGCACCTATTACAGGTATGGTTGTTCAGCCTATCATTGGTCATTACAGCGACAGGACCTGGAACCGCCTCGGTCGCCGCCGCCCATATTTTTTAACAGGGGCAATCCTGTCAGGTGTGGCGTTATTTTTTATGCCGAATTCATCTATGCTGGCCGCGCTGATTCCGCCGATCGTAGTTGGCGCAGGTATGCTCATGATCATGGATGCATCGTTTAATGTAGCTATGGAACCCTTCAGGGCTTTGGTGGCTGATAACCTGCCCGATAGTCAGCATACCACCGGGTTCTCTATGCAAACCTGTTTAATTGGGGTAGGCGCGGTAATTGGCTCGTGGTTGCCTTACGTTTTTGCAGAGTGGTTTGGTGTAGCGAAAACAGCTAACCAGGGTATTGTGCCTGATAACGTACTTTATTCTTTCTATATCGGTGCGGCTGTATTAATAGGCGCTATTTTATGGACTGTGGTCCGCACCAAAGAATACCCTCCCGAAGTTTATGCAACCTTTCATGAAAAGGACGAAACAGTGTCGGGGCATAAGGGCGGTTTGCTGGAGATTTTCTCCGACCTGGTCAACATGCCCAAAACCATGAAGCAACTGGGGTTGGTACAGTTTTTTTCCTGGTTTGCACTTTTCTCTATGTGGGTATTTACCACCCCGGCAGTTGTTGACCATGTTTACCACATCCCGGCAGGGGATACTTCCTCAGCAGCCTATAATGATGCTGCCAACTGGGTAAATGTATTGTTTGGTGTATATAATTTAGTATCGGCAGTGTATGCTTTGTTATTGCCGCGTATAGTTAAAAAGATGAGCCGTAAAAAAGCGCATGCGTTTTCATTAACTATGGGTGGATTAGGGTTGATCTCCGTATTCTTTATCCCCGACCCGCGTTTGCTGATATTGTCAATGATTGGTGTCGGTTTAGCCTGGGGAAGCATTTTGGCTATGCCTTATGCTATTCTATCAAGCTCAATACCAGCCAAAAAGATAGGCGTGTATATGGGCATCTTTAATTTCTTTATTACTTTTCCTCAAATTGTAAACGGCATTATCGGCGGGCCGATAGTGAAATATATATACGGCGGACATGCTGTTTATGCTTTGGTAATGGCCGGTGTTTTTATGTTCCTGGGGGCGATAGCTGTTCTTTTTGTTCAGGATGGTAAGAAAATTCAAATAATTGAAGCTGCAAATTGA
- a CDS encoding alpha-amylase family glycosyl hydrolase — MEQTADHKLIIYQLLPRLFGNTQTLNKTNGSIEENGVGKLNDINDKALQEIKKMGFTYVWYTGVIEHATMTDYSQYGIKADDPDIVKGRAGSPYAIKDYYDIDPDLAVDVKNRIGEYEALIKRTHNNGLKVLMDLVPNHVARTYGSDVKPAGVRDFGEDDDKGKAFSAANDFYYMPGQPFVVPAGYNPGGDEFKSPLKDGHFDENPAKATGNDVFSAAPSINDWFETMKLNYGVDYMDHRRGHFDPIPPLWNKVYDILHYWSEKGIDGFRCDMVEMVPIEFWGWVIPKLKAEHPGLVFIGEAYDKGKYSDYIFKGRFDYLYDKVGLYDAIKRLTRGEHNSSTWEINAVWNHDSKGIDEHMLRFMENHDEQRIASDDFAGNPWLAVPGMIVTATLNTGPVMVYFGQEVGEPAVGTEGFSGNDGRTSIFDYWGVPEHQKWVNNHEYDGARLSADQQKLRGFYHNLLTAVHNSEALKKGAFYELMIANEHQPGFDTRLYIYARYTNDQRILVITNFNRAERKLTVKLPEDLLTKLNQSGHKQFTDLLSGAKFNTDEIKNGVEVSLPAMSGMLLEF, encoded by the coding sequence ATGGAACAAACTGCCGATCATAAGCTCATCATATACCAGTTACTGCCGCGTTTATTTGGCAATACCCAAACACTTAATAAAACCAATGGATCCATTGAAGAAAACGGCGTTGGCAAGCTTAACGATATCAACGATAAAGCCCTGCAGGAAATCAAAAAAATGGGTTTTACTTACGTTTGGTATACCGGAGTAATTGAGCACGCCACCATGACCGATTATTCGCAATATGGTATCAAAGCCGATGATCCGGATATTGTAAAAGGCAGGGCAGGTTCGCCTTATGCCATTAAGGATTATTACGATATTGATCCCGACCTGGCGGTTGATGTTAAAAACCGCATTGGCGAGTATGAGGCACTCATCAAACGTACCCATAATAACGGCTTAAAAGTATTGATGGATCTGGTGCCAAACCATGTTGCACGTACCTATGGATCGGATGTGAAACCAGCAGGTGTGCGTGATTTTGGCGAGGATGATGATAAAGGAAAAGCTTTCAGTGCTGCCAATGATTTTTACTATATGCCCGGTCAGCCTTTTGTGGTGCCGGCGGGATATAATCCGGGTGGCGATGAATTTAAAAGCCCGCTGAAGGATGGGCATTTTGACGAAAATCCTGCCAAAGCAACCGGTAACGATGTATTCAGTGCTGCACCATCGATAAATGATTGGTTCGAGACGATGAAGCTGAACTATGGTGTTGATTATATGGATCATCGCCGGGGGCATTTCGACCCTATCCCACCACTGTGGAACAAAGTTTACGACATCCTGCATTACTGGAGCGAAAAAGGCATCGACGGTTTCCGCTGCGACATGGTGGAGATGGTGCCGATTGAATTTTGGGGTTGGGTGATCCCTAAACTGAAAGCTGAGCATCCCGGTTTGGTATTCATTGGTGAAGCGTACGACAAAGGCAAATACAGTGATTATATTTTTAAAGGCAGGTTTGATTACCTGTACGATAAAGTAGGCCTGTATGATGCTATCAAACGACTAACCCGCGGTGAGCACAACTCATCAACCTGGGAAATCAACGCCGTTTGGAACCACGATAGCAAAGGCATCGATGAGCACATGCTTCGCTTTATGGAAAACCATGACGAGCAGCGTATCGCTTCTGATGATTTTGCCGGCAATCCATGGCTGGCCGTACCAGGAATGATCGTAACAGCCACATTAAATACCGGCCCGGTAATGGTTTACTTTGGCCAGGAAGTGGGCGAGCCGGCCGTAGGTACAGAAGGCTTTAGCGGAAATGATGGCCGCACTTCCATATTTGATTACTGGGGAGTGCCCGAACATCAAAAATGGGTAAACAATCATGAATACGATGGTGCAAGACTATCTGCCGATCAGCAGAAATTACGCGGCTTTTATCATAACCTGCTAACGGCTGTACACAACAGTGAGGCGTTAAAAAAAGGTGCGTTTTATGAGCTGATGATAGCTAACGAACACCAGCCGGGTTTTGATACCCGCTTGTATATTTACGCTCGTTATACCAACGATCAGCGTATATTAGTGATAACCAATTTTAACCGGGCCGAACGAAAACTAACTGTAAAGCTGCCGGAAGACCTGTTAACAAAATTAAACCAAAGCGGCCATAAACAATTCACCGACCTGCTGAGCGGTGCTAAATTCAATACCGATGAGATTAAAAATGGTGTTGAAGTAAGCCTGCCCGCTATGAGCGGGATGTTATTGGAGTTTTAG
- a CDS encoding glycoside hydrolase family 65 protein, producing the protein MKNYIKADEWKIIEEGFDPHYNKISESIFSLGNGRMGQRANFEEAYSGDTLLGNYVAGVYYPDKTRVGWWKNGYPEYFAKVLNAANWVGIDVVLDGEQLDLAKCEVLNFRRELNMREGYLKRDFHAKTASGKEVKVEAIRFCSMADDETGAIKYTLTPLNFSGAITLTPSIDGDVVNKDSNYDEKFWDEVSKATQTDGGYIVMRTKKTGFEVATGMQFSILQNGEIIELTTEAIEKEKYVAAKIDLQAKQGESITIIKYAANLSSQNYKPEELVDQLNTTLDRISAKGFDTMLTEQAAAWAEKWKHNDIIIEGDVSAQQAIRFNIYQLNQTYTGEDDRLNIGPKGFTGEKYGGSTYWDTEAYCVPFYLSTAPQKVTRNLLLYRYKQLGKAIENAQLLGFKNGAALYPMVTMDGTECHNEWEITFEEIHRNGAIAFAIYNYVRYTGDEVYLGDYGLEVLLAIARFWSQRVTWSEDREQYVMLGVTGPNEYENNVNNNWYTSTLATWCMQYAMAVAAKVKAAEPAKYAALVSRISLDEALEFSRFSHIVDKMYYPYDEKRQIFLQQDGYLDKEQILVKDLPASERPINQKWSWDRILRSCYIKQADVLQGIYFFEDQYDIDTIRRNFDFYEPRTVHESSLSPCVHAILAAKLGDEARAYEFYLRTARLDLDDYNNDTEDGCHITSMAGTWMAVVEGFGGMRVRDGKLSFQPFIPEKWSSFSFHIGFRGALLNIKVSKEGVQIKNASDVETTVVIYGKEQLVKANDELLVEA; encoded by the coding sequence ATGAAAAACTATATAAAAGCTGATGAGTGGAAGATAATTGAAGAAGGCTTCGATCCTCATTACAATAAAATTTCTGAAAGTATCTTCAGCTTAGGTAACGGCCGCATGGGCCAGCGTGCCAATTTTGAGGAAGCTTACAGCGGCGATACCCTGTTAGGTAACTACGTGGCCGGGGTTTATTATCCCGATAAAACCCGTGTAGGCTGGTGGAAAAACGGTTACCCCGAATATTTTGCCAAAGTACTTAACGCCGCCAACTGGGTAGGTATTGACGTAGTGTTAGATGGCGAACAGCTTGACCTTGCCAAATGCGAAGTGCTGAACTTTCGCAGGGAGCTGAACATGAGGGAAGGTTACCTTAAGCGGGATTTTCACGCTAAAACCGCTTCGGGTAAAGAGGTTAAGGTGGAGGCAATCCGCTTTTGCAGTATGGCTGATGATGAAACGGGTGCTATTAAATACACCCTTACGCCGCTAAATTTTAGTGGGGCCATTACTTTAACGCCGTCAATTGATGGCGATGTGGTGAACAAAGATTCCAACTACGACGAAAAATTTTGGGACGAGGTAAGCAAGGCAACACAAACCGATGGCGGTTACATCGTAATGCGCACCAAAAAAACGGGCTTTGAAGTTGCTACAGGTATGCAGTTCAGTATTCTTCAAAATGGTGAAATTATTGAACTGACTACCGAAGCTATCGAAAAAGAAAAATATGTAGCTGCTAAAATTGATCTGCAGGCAAAGCAGGGCGAAAGCATTACCATCATCAAATATGCTGCTAACTTGTCATCTCAAAATTATAAGCCCGAAGAACTGGTTGATCAGTTGAACACCACGTTAGATCGTATCAGCGCCAAAGGTTTTGATACCATGCTTACCGAACAAGCTGCTGCCTGGGCCGAAAAATGGAAGCATAACGATATCATTATCGAGGGAGATGTGTCGGCTCAGCAAGCTATCCGCTTCAATATTTACCAGCTTAACCAAACTTATACCGGCGAAGATGACCGTCTGAACATCGGCCCCAAAGGCTTTACTGGTGAAAAATACGGCGGTTCAACCTATTGGGATACCGAGGCTTATTGTGTGCCTTTTTACTTGTCGACAGCACCGCAAAAGGTTACCCGGAATTTGTTGCTTTATCGTTATAAGCAATTAGGTAAAGCTATTGAAAACGCTCAGTTATTAGGCTTTAAAAACGGCGCGGCCCTGTACCCTATGGTTACCATGGATGGTACCGAATGCCATAACGAATGGGAGATCACTTTTGAAGAGATCCACCGCAACGGGGCTATCGCTTTTGCCATTTACAACTACGTGCGTTATACCGGCGATGAGGTTTACCTGGGCGATTATGGTTTGGAAGTGCTTTTGGCTATCGCTCGTTTTTGGTCGCAAAGGGTTACCTGGTCTGAAGATAGGGAGCAGTATGTAATGTTGGGTGTAACCGGGCCAAACGAGTACGAGAATAACGTAAACAATAACTGGTACACCAGTACTTTGGCTACATGGTGTATGCAATATGCTATGGCTGTTGCCGCTAAAGTAAAAGCCGCGGAGCCGGCAAAATATGCTGCATTGGTAAGCAGGATCAGTTTGGATGAGGCATTGGAGTTTAGCAGGTTTAGCCACATTGTAGATAAGATGTATTATCCTTATGATGAAAAGCGCCAGATCTTTTTACAGCAGGATGGATATCTCGATAAAGAGCAGATCCTGGTCAAAGACCTGCCTGCTTCTGAGCGGCCTATCAACCAGAAATGGAGCTGGGACAGGATCCTGCGTTCATGCTATATTAAACAGGCCGATGTATTGCAGGGAATCTACTTTTTTGAAGATCAGTATGATATAGATACTATTCGCCGCAATTTTGATTTTTATGAGCCGCGTACGGTGCATGAATCATCATTGTCGCCATGTGTGCACGCTATTTTGGCTGCCAAATTGGGCGATGAAGCCCGTGCCTACGAATTTTACCTGCGTACTGCCCGTTTAGATTTGGATGATTACAACAATGATACCGAGGATGGTTGCCATATTACCTCGATGGCGGGAACCTGGATGGCCGTTGTAGAAGGGTTCGGTGGGATGCGTGTGAGGGATGGCAAACTTTCGTTCCAGCCGTTCATTCCGGAAAAATGGTCGTCATTTTCGTTCCATATCGGTTTCCGTGGTGCGTTGCTGAACATTAAAGTGAGTAAGGAAGGTGTGCAAATCAAAAATGCATCGGATGTGGAGACTACTGTTGTAATTTATGGTAAGGAGCAGTTGGTGAAGGCCAATGATGAATTATTGGTTGAAGCGTAA
- the pgmB gene encoding beta-phosphoglucomutase — protein MNTIKACIFDLDGVIVDTAVYHYKAWKRLANSLGFDFTEHQNEQLKGVSRVRSLQLILGWGGVTKTEAEQEQLATQKNTWYMEMVNQMKPEEILPGAKEFLTTCRAVGLKTALGSASKNSMTILEKIGITDMFDAVIDGNKVSKAKPDPEVFLAGALALGVLPEECVVFEDAIAGVEAAIAGNMKVVGIGSPDVLTGANLVIKGLNEMTLDKLYKL, from the coding sequence ATGAATACTATAAAAGCCTGTATCTTTGACCTCGACGGTGTAATTGTTGATACCGCCGTTTATCATTATAAAGCCTGGAAAAGGCTGGCCAACTCGCTTGGTTTTGATTTTACCGAGCATCAGAACGAACAACTGAAAGGTGTAAGCCGTGTGCGTTCGTTGCAGTTAATATTAGGGTGGGGTGGCGTTACCAAAACCGAAGCTGAGCAGGAGCAGTTGGCTACTCAAAAAAACACCTGGTATATGGAAATGGTAAACCAGATGAAACCTGAAGAGATCCTGCCCGGAGCTAAAGAGTTTTTAACAACCTGCCGCGCAGTAGGCCTTAAAACTGCGCTGGGCTCGGCCAGTAAAAACTCCATGACCATATTGGAAAAAATTGGCATCACCGATATGTTTGACGCGGTAATTGATGGCAACAAAGTAAGCAAAGCCAAACCCGATCCTGAGGTGTTTTTAGCAGGTGCGCTGGCCCTGGGCGTTTTGCCCGAAGAGTGCGTGGTATTTGAAGACGCCATTGCAGGTGTTGAAGCAGCCATTGCCGGTAACATGAAAGTGGTAGGCATCGGCTCGCCGGATGTACTTACGGGGGCCAACCTGGTGATTAAAGGGTTGAATGAAATGACCCTGGATAAATTGTATAAGTTGTAA